A single genomic interval of Alphaproteobacteria bacterium harbors:
- a CDS encoding ankyrin repeat domain-containing protein: MTIHRAAKRGDLANFKAHLQRTAFINTANIFGQTPFLLAARGGHVMIIEEMLRKLILQNLNFLVVIKKY, from the coding sequence ATGACTATACATAGAGCGGCAAAAAGAGGAGATCTAGCTAATTTTAAAGCACATTTGCAAAGAACAGCTTTTATAAATACGGCTAATATTTTTGGTCAAACCCCATTCCTTCTTGCTGCAAGAGGCGGTCATGTTATGATAATTGAAGAAATGTTAAGAAAATTAATTTTACAGAATCTCAACTTTCTAGTGGTGATAAAAAAATATTAG
- the aspS gene encoding aspartate--tRNA ligase, with protein sequence MHPYRTHNCAELNKNHVLQQVKISGWVNKKRDHGDLLFLDIRDHFGLIQCVIDASNAAKKQIDKFARIKLESVVTITGKVIARTSNTINKNLATGEIEIAIEELIIESMSEQIPFQVNDENSNYPEDLRLKYRFLDLRRTEMQKNLKLRSEVIFYLRQKMVERGFMEIQTPILTASSPEGARDFLVPSRLNPGKFYALPQAPQQFKQLLMTSGFDKYFQIAPCFRDEDARADRSPGEFYQLDMEMSFATQEDVFAIIEPVLRDCFANFSDKKLILQDGKFPHITYQDAMLKYGTDKPDLRIDIEIVDQTKIFQDSDFKIFSKNIENGAVVRAIKATNCADKSRRFFDDMINFAIKEGAGGLAYIIYNKDGTVKSPIAKLLGDERLANIKESANLKDGDAIFFACDKEKKAANIAGKVRVEIAKQCDLIDSDIFKFCWIIDFPYYEEDEETGRIDFSHNPFSMPNGGMEALETKHPLEITAFQYDIVCNGIELSSGAIRNHKPEIMYKAFEIAGYNKETVDKEFGGMIRAFQYGAPPHGGLAPGIDRMVMLLAETENIREVTAFPMNGNAQDLLMDAPNFVDEKQLKELNITLSHHAQKIIAETCNE encoded by the coding sequence ATGCATCCATACAGAACCCATAACTGCGCTGAATTAAATAAGAATCACGTCTTGCAACAAGTCAAAATTTCAGGTTGGGTTAATAAAAAACGTGATCATGGAGACTTACTATTCCTAGATATTAGAGATCATTTTGGCTTAATCCAGTGTGTAATTGATGCAAGTAACGCAGCTAAAAAGCAAATTGACAAATTTGCCCGCATTAAACTTGAATCCGTTGTGACTATAACTGGAAAAGTAATAGCTAGAACATCAAATACTATTAACAAAAATTTAGCAACAGGCGAAATTGAAATTGCAATAGAGGAATTAATCATAGAATCTATGTCAGAGCAAATTCCTTTTCAAGTTAATGACGAGAACAGCAACTATCCTGAGGATCTCAGATTAAAATATCGTTTTTTAGATTTGCGTAGAACAGAAATGCAAAAAAACCTTAAATTACGCTCTGAAGTTATTTTTTATTTAAGACAAAAAATGGTTGAAAGGGGATTTATGGAAATACAAACCCCTATTTTAACCGCCTCAAGCCCCGAAGGAGCGAGAGATTTTTTAGTGCCAAGCAGGTTAAATCCAGGCAAATTTTACGCTTTACCCCAAGCGCCTCAGCAATTTAAGCAATTATTAATGACCTCTGGCTTTGATAAATATTTTCAAATAGCGCCATGTTTTAGAGATGAAGATGCTAGAGCTGACCGCTCACCTGGAGAGTTTTACCAATTAGATATGGAGATGTCTTTTGCCACACAAGAGGATGTGTTTGCTATAATTGAGCCGGTTTTAAGGGATTGCTTCGCAAATTTTAGTGATAAAAAACTCATTTTACAAGATGGAAAGTTTCCTCATATTACATATCAAGATGCTATGTTAAAATATGGTACAGACAAACCAGATTTAAGAATTGATATTGAAATTGTTGATCAAACTAAGATTTTTCAGGATAGTGATTTTAAAATTTTTAGCAAAAACATAGAAAATGGAGCAGTAGTAAGAGCAATAAAAGCAACAAATTGTGCAGATAAATCACGCAGGTTTTTTGATGATATGATTAACTTTGCTATAAAAGAAGGTGCTGGTGGTCTTGCTTATATAATTTACAATAAAGATGGAACTGTAAAAAGCCCTATTGCAAAACTATTAGGTGACGAGAGACTAGCTAACATTAAGGAATCCGCAAATTTAAAAGATGGTGATGCAATATTTTTTGCTTGCGACAAAGAAAAAAAAGCAGCCAATATAGCTGGTAAAGTTAGAGTGGAAATAGCTAAGCAATGTGACTTAATTGACTCTGATATATTTAAATTCTGCTGGATTATAGATTTCCCATATTACGAAGAAGACGAGGAAACTGGAAGAATAGACTTTAGTCATAACCCATTTTCGATGCCAAATGGTGGTATGGAAGCTCTGGAAACAAAGCATCCATTAGAAATTACTGCTTTTCAATATGACATAGTGTGTAATGGAATAGAGTTATCTAGTGGCGCAATCAGGAATCATAAACCAGAAATTATGTATAAAGCATTTGAAATTGCCGGCTATAATAAGGAAACCGTTGATAAAGAATTTGGCGGTATGATTAGAGCATTTCAATATGGTGCCCCTCCACATGGTGGTTTAGCACCAGGTATTGACAGAATGGTTATGTTGCTTGCAGAAACTGAAAATATTAGGGAGGTAACTGCTTTCCCTATGAATGGTAATGCACAGGATTTATTAATGGATGCACCTAATTTTGTAGATGAAAAACAGTTAAAAGAACTTAATATTACATTAAGTCATCATGCGCAAAAAATTATAGCAGAAACTTGTAATGAATAA
- the pheS gene encoding phenylalanine--tRNA ligase subunit alpha codes for MTLKNTFSTELKSIDGSKELEELRLKYIGKKGLISLELAKIGKLTADERKAKGQEINKIKTYVNDEITKKKSEFAKIEINNLMKNEVIDLTLPERKTNIGSIHPISYVIAEVTKIFTKLGFTAVEGPEIEDDYHNFTALNIAENHPARQMHDTFYFADLKTLLRTHTSSVQIRTMQKGKPPFAIIAPGKTYRSDSDATHTPMFHQIEALYIAEKASMGQLKFVIQQFLDQFFGKNIELRFRSSFFPFTEPSAEVDIGCKILKDKIDLTQTGDYLEIMGCGLVHPNVLEAANIDSNKYRGFALGMGVERIAMLKYGMRDLRQFFSANKNWITSYNFKPWQ; via the coding sequence ATGACTTTAAAAAACACATTTTCAACTGAGTTAAAATCAATAGATGGTAGCAAAGAACTTGAAGAGTTGAGACTAAAATATATTGGAAAAAAAGGCCTTATCTCTCTAGAGTTAGCTAAGATTGGCAAACTAACCGCAGATGAGCGTAAGGCTAAAGGCCAAGAAATTAATAAAATCAAAACTTATGTTAATGATGAAATAACTAAGAAAAAATCAGAGTTTGCCAAAATTGAGATAAATAACCTAATGAAAAATGAGGTAATTGATCTAACACTGCCAGAACGCAAAACAAATATTGGTTCAATTCACCCAATTAGTTACGTTATTGCGGAAGTAACAAAAATTTTTACCAAGCTTGGTTTTACAGCAGTAGAAGGGCCTGAAATAGAAGATGATTACCATAATTTCACCGCTCTAAACATTGCTGAAAATCACCCAGCTAGACAAATGCATGACACATTTTATTTTGCTGATTTAAAAACCTTGCTTAGAACTCACACCTCATCTGTACAGATTAGGACTATGCAAAAAGGTAAACCACCCTTTGCAATTATTGCACCTGGTAAAACTTATCGCTCAGATTCTGACGCAACTCACACCCCAATGTTTCACCAGATTGAAGCCTTATATATTGCGGAAAAAGCTAGTATGGGACAGTTGAAATTTGTAATACAGCAATTTCTAGACCAGTTTTTTGGTAAAAACATTGAGCTTCGTTTTAGAAGTAGCTTCTTTCCTTTTACCGAACCATCCGCTGAAGTTGATATTGGCTGTAAAATTCTTAAAGATAAAATTGATCTTACACAAACAGGAGATTACTTAGAAATTATGGGCTGCGGCCTTGTTCATCCTAATGTCTTGGAAGCCGCAAATATCGATAGTAATAAATATAGAGGTTTTGCACTTGGAATGGGTGTAGAAAGAATTGCTATGCTTAAATATGGCATGCGTGATTTAAGACAATTTTTTTCAGCTAATAAGAATTGGATTACTAGTTACAATTTTAAACCATGGCAATAA
- a CDS encoding Bax inhibitor-1/YccA family protein, with protein MDLSRFQTVSKAQSLSYDQGLRDFMINVYNNMFIGILITAFVGFFISTSPALLNLIHGTPLRFVIMFAPFVLIIMFSAKMNSASYNSLRNIFWLYATLMGAMLSYIFIAYTGASIVRTLFITASMFGAMSLYGYTTKKDLTSMGSFLFMGLIGVVIMSLVNIFMKSSAIHFLISFVAIIIFTGLTAYQTQSLKSTYQQLGNSEAGRKAGLSGALSLYMNFLNIFIHLLQFIGDRR; from the coding sequence ATGGATTTATCTAGATTTCAAACAGTTTCAAAAGCGCAATCACTCTCTTACGATCAAGGTTTAAGAGATTTTATGATTAATGTTTATAACAATATGTTTATTGGCATATTAATTACGGCTTTTGTTGGCTTTTTTATTAGCACATCACCAGCTTTGTTAAATCTAATACATGGAACGCCACTAAGGTTTGTTATTATGTTTGCACCCTTTGTGCTTATAATTATGTTTAGTGCAAAAATGAATAGTGCTAGCTATAATAGCTTAAGAAATATCTTTTGGCTTTATGCTACATTAATGGGCGCAATGCTGTCATATATTTTTATTGCTTACACGGGAGCATCAATAGTAAGAACTTTATTTATCACAGCATCTATGTTTGGCGCTATGAGTTTATATGGTTATACTACCAAAAAAGATTTAACTTCTATGGGTTCATTTTTATTTATGGGTTTAATAGGAGTGGTAATAATGTCGCTAGTTAATATTTTTATGAAAAGTAGTGCTATACATTTTTTGATTTCATTTGTAGCCATTATTATTTTTACAGGTCTTACCGCTTATCAAACGCAATCTCTTAAATCTACTTATCAGCAACTTGGTAATAGCGAAGCAGGTAGAAAAGCTGGTTTGTCTGGCGCATTAAGTTTATATATGAATTTTCTTAATATCTTTATACATCTTTTACAATTTATTGGCGATAGAAGGTAA
- the nth gene encoding endonuclease III, which produces MQKQQINQIFTIFAKENKEPKTELIAPNEFTLLVAIVLSAQATDVGVNKATKALFRDAATPEEINALGEEKLKSYIKTIGLYNSKAKNVILLSKMLLEQNNIIPDNVEDLQKFPGVGRKTANVFLNCARKKLTIGVDTHVQRVSNRIGLVKSKNTLQTEKQLLKKLPKEWLLYAHHWLILHGRYICKARKPLCIECKIYSLCKFKEKTY; this is translated from the coding sequence ATGCAAAAACAACAGATTAATCAAATCTTCACTATTTTTGCCAAAGAGAATAAAGAACCTAAAACTGAATTAATTGCACCAAATGAATTTACTTTATTAGTTGCTATTGTTCTATCAGCTCAAGCAACGGATGTGGGCGTAAATAAAGCAACTAAAGCTTTATTTAGAGATGCCGCTACGCCTGAAGAAATTAATGCTCTTGGAGAAGAAAAGCTAAAAAGCTACATCAAAACCATTGGCCTTTATAATTCAAAAGCTAAAAATGTTATTTTATTATCTAAGATGCTGCTGGAACAAAATAATATTATTCCCGATAATGTAGAAGATCTGCAGAAATTTCCTGGTGTTGGAAGAAAAACCGCCAATGTATTTTTAAATTGTGCCCGCAAAAAATTAACTATTGGTGTAGATACACATGTGCAAAGAGTAAGTAATAGAATAGGTTTGGTTAAAAGTAAAAATACTTTGCAAACCGAAAAACAATTATTAAAAAAATTACCCAAAGAATGGTTGCTTTATGCACATCACTGGCTAATTTTACATGGCCGCTACATATGCAAAGCTAGAAAGCCTTTATGTATTGAATGTAAAATATACTCTTTATGCAAATTTAAAGAAAAAACTTATTAA
- the rpmI gene encoding 50S ribosomal protein L35, whose translation MGYKLKTKSGAKKRFKVKKSGKVIAGQAGKKHNMRKRSKEAIRDLRGTTVLSVADSKIVKQFLPYA comes from the coding sequence ATGGGCTATAAACTAAAAACTAAAAGCGGAGCTAAAAAAAGATTTAAAGTTAAAAAATCTGGCAAAGTAATAGCCGGCCAAGCTGGTAAAAAACATAATATGAGAAAAAGAAGCAAGGAAGCAATTAGAGATTTGAGAGGTACAACAGTTTTATCTGTTGCAGATAGCAAGATTGTAAAACAATTTTTACCATATGCGTAA
- the metF gene encoding methylenetetrahydrofolate reductase [NAD(P)H], giving the protein MSQKQPEISFEFFPPKNRSMAIALWKAINKLAPLKPNFVSVTYGAGGSTRERTHNTIRNIIKKTELTPASHLTCVGASKEEISKIAKNYWKMGVKHIVALRGDLPQNYQHNDNGYQYANQLVSGLKNIADFEISVAGYPEMHPEARNLIEDIDNLKRKVDAGADRIITQFFFDNNKFYEYLNIIEKKQIKIPVIPGILPIVHFKQMVKFAKLCGTSVPKEYFSLFDDRFTDETSKQLLAAHIAIKQCEDLIKNNVKDFHFYTLNRAELTYVIFHILKNIRSSA; this is encoded by the coding sequence ATGAGCCAAAAACAACCTGAAATCTCATTTGAGTTTTTCCCACCAAAAAATAGATCAATGGCCATAGCTTTATGGAAAGCTATAAATAAATTAGCACCCTTAAAACCTAACTTTGTGTCGGTTACATATGGTGCAGGAGGATCAACTAGAGAGAGAACTCATAATACTATTCGCAACATTATTAAAAAAACAGAGCTAACCCCAGCTTCTCATTTAACCTGTGTTGGTGCTAGCAAAGAGGAAATTAGTAAAATTGCTAAAAATTACTGGAAAATGGGGGTAAAGCATATAGTAGCTCTGCGTGGCGATTTGCCACAGAACTATCAACATAATGATAATGGTTATCAATATGCTAATCAACTAGTTTCGGGGCTCAAAAATATTGCAGATTTTGAAATTTCTGTGGCAGGTTACCCAGAAATGCACCCTGAGGCAAGAAATCTAATAGAAGATATTGATAACTTAAAACGAAAAGTTGATGCTGGCGCAGATCGCATTATCACACAATTCTTTTTCGATAATAATAAATTTTATGAATATCTAAATATTATTGAAAAAAAACAAATTAAAATTCCTGTCATCCCTGGTATTTTACCTATTGTGCATTTCAAACAAATGGTTAAGTTTGCTAAATTATGCGGCACTTCAGTCCCCAAAGAATATTTTTCATTATTTGATGATCGCTTTACTGACGAAACATCTAAACAGTTATTAGCAGCGCATATTGCTATTAAGCAATGTGAAGATTTAATTAAAAACAATGTAAAGGATTTTCATTTTTACACCCTAAATAGAGCTGAGTTAACATATGTCATTTTTCATATTTTAAAAAACATCAGAAGCTCAGCATAA
- a CDS encoding dCTP deaminase, with protein MAILSDIEIRQRAKKDKMIDPFIDSLQKINQKNEGLISYGVSSYGYDARVADEFKIFTNVDSAIVDPKNFSNEGFVTRKTDVCIIPPNSFVLARTVEYFRIPRDVLVICVGKSTYARCGIIVNVTPLEPEWEGHVTLEFSNTTPLPAKIYAGEGACQFLFLKADKLCETSYSDRSGKYMKQVGVTLPKI; from the coding sequence ATGGCAATATTATCTGATATAGAGATTAGGCAAAGAGCTAAAAAAGACAAAATGATTGACCCTTTTATAGATAGCCTACAAAAAATTAATCAAAAAAATGAGGGGTTAATTTCTTATGGAGTTTCATCTTATGGCTATGACGCGAGAGTAGCTGATGAATTTAAAATTTTCACTAATGTAGACTCGGCTATAGTAGATCCTAAAAACTTTTCTAATGAAGGGTTTGTAACTAGAAAAACTGATGTTTGTATTATACCACCAAATAGCTTTGTTTTAGCGAGAACTGTTGAATATTTTAGAATTCCACGCGATGTGCTAGTTATATGTGTTGGAAAATCCACCTATGCAAGATGCGGAATTATTGTGAATGTTACACCATTAGAGCCAGAATGGGAAGGTCATGTTACCCTAGAATTTTCAAATACTACTCCGCTTCCTGCTAAAATATATGCTGGAGAAGGAGCTTGCCAATTTTTATTTTTAAAAGCAGATAAATTATGTGAAACTTCATATAGTGATCGCTCTGGAAAATATATGAAGCAAGTTGGCGTAACTTTACCTAAAATCTAA
- the rplT gene encoding 50S ribosomal protein L20: MAHIKTGVTAKKKHKKILKLAKGYRGRAKNCFRVAVEKVEKALQYAYRDRKKKKADFRALWIQRINAAVRSEGLTYSKFMNGIKKSGISLNRKQLSELAISDQEAFKQIIETAKKAA; encoded by the coding sequence ATGGCACATATAAAAACAGGAGTAACAGCTAAAAAGAAGCATAAAAAAATCCTTAAACTAGCAAAAGGCTATAGAGGAAGAGCGAAAAATTGTTTTAGAGTAGCTGTAGAAAAAGTTGAAAAAGCATTACAATATGCATACAGAGACAGAAAAAAGAAAAAAGCAGACTTCAGGGCTTTATGGATACAGAGAATTAATGCAGCTGTGAGAAGCGAAGGATTAACTTACTCTAAATTTATGAATGGAATTAAGAAGTCAGGCATAAGTCTAAATAGAAAGCAGCTTTCAGAGCTTGCAATTAGTGACCAAGAAGCATTCAAACAAATTATAGAGACCGCTAAAAAAGCAGCGTAA
- a CDS encoding leucyl aminopeptidase, translated as MEVKFSKLSLPSKGVALILVTEESKNSENLTKFIAKAPVKFEASFGQIIPASEPDEHDLDLVILVGLGKASDITEGKMRSLGGKIQVYLNQMKLAKTSIIIDEIENTTLSTGNIAAQIANGILLRSYNFDKYLSENKRKNSNHLVNLDFRLEQSDVAAKLFEEIRIIADGVFYARDLISEPANILTTEEYAKRCETLENLGVKVSILGEKEMKKLGMNSLLAVGQGSHAESKLIIMEWLGNEDKTKEPLAFVGKGVVFDTGGISLKPAGNMDAMKADMGGSAAVVGLMKVLAMRNAKVNVVGVIGVVENMPSGNAQRPGDIVVSMSGQTIECLNTDAEGRMVLADALHYTNVNYKPKLMVNLATLTGAIVVSLADIYSGIFSNNDELSKKLISAGEKTDELLWRFPLCEDYDKMIDSPNADMQNIGNGRGAGSITAAQFLQRFVGKTPWAHLDIAGTSSKDRASDLAPKGAHGFGVRLLNQFVKEHYEQ; from the coding sequence ATGGAAGTAAAATTTTCAAAGTTAAGTTTACCAAGCAAGGGGGTGGCGTTAATTTTAGTTACAGAAGAAAGTAAAAACTCAGAAAATCTAACAAAATTCATTGCAAAAGCGCCAGTTAAATTTGAGGCTTCTTTTGGACAAATAATACCTGCATCAGAGCCTGATGAGCATGATTTAGATTTAGTAATTCTGGTAGGTTTAGGCAAAGCTAGTGACATTACAGAAGGAAAAATGAGGAGTCTTGGTGGTAAGATTCAAGTATATTTAAATCAAATGAAGCTAGCAAAAACCTCAATAATTATTGATGAAATTGAAAATACTACTTTAAGCACAGGAAACATAGCCGCACAAATAGCAAATGGTATTTTGCTTAGAAGCTACAATTTTGATAAATATCTTAGTGAAAATAAAAGAAAGAATTCTAACCATTTAGTAAATCTTGATTTTAGATTAGAGCAATCAGATGTGGCTGCAAAATTATTTGAGGAAATAAGAATAATTGCAGATGGTGTCTTTTATGCGAGAGATTTAATTTCAGAGCCAGCTAACATATTAACTACAGAAGAATATGCAAAAAGATGCGAAACATTAGAAAATTTAGGTGTTAAAGTTAGTATTCTTGGAGAAAAAGAAATGAAAAAGCTAGGTATGAATAGTTTGCTTGCTGTTGGTCAAGGTAGTCATGCTGAATCTAAGCTTATTATTATGGAGTGGCTTGGTAATGAAGATAAGACAAAAGAGCCTCTTGCATTTGTTGGTAAGGGTGTGGTTTTTGACACCGGAGGGATATCTTTAAAACCAGCTGGAAATATGGATGCGATGAAAGCCGATATGGGTGGTTCTGCAGCTGTTGTTGGTTTGATGAAAGTTTTAGCCATGCGAAATGCAAAAGTTAATGTTGTTGGCGTAATAGGAGTAGTAGAAAATATGCCATCTGGAAATGCACAAAGACCTGGTGATATTGTGGTTTCCATGTCAGGACAAACAATAGAATGTTTAAATACAGATGCAGAAGGTAGAATGGTTCTAGCGGATGCTTTACATTATACTAATGTAAATTATAAACCTAAATTAATGGTGAATTTAGCGACTCTAACTGGTGCAATAGTGGTAAGTCTTGCTGATATATATTCTGGTATATTTTCAAATAATGATGAATTATCAAAAAAATTAATTTCAGCAGGAGAAAAAACAGATGAATTATTATGGCGTTTCCCACTTTGTGAAGATTATGATAAAATGATTGATTCTCCAAATGCTGATATGCAAAACATTGGTAATGGTAGAGGAGCTGGGAGTATTACAGCCGCACAATTTTTACAAAGATTTGTTGGTAAAACTCCATGGGCTCATCTTGATATAGCTGGAACCTCATCTAAGGACAGAGCATCTGATTTAGCGCCAAAGGGTGCACATGGATTTGGTGTTAGATTGTTAAATCAGTTCGTCAAAGAACATTATGAGCAATAG
- the murA gene encoding UDP-N-acetylglucosamine 1-carboxyvinyltransferase, whose translation MKSKIIIEGGNKLSGQIKISGSKNAALPIMAATILADEDIILENLPHLADISTMSHLLISLGVKIGFKGHGNAEDAKGKTAILNAANITNFTAEFAIVSKMRASILVLGPLLAKYHKAKVSLPGGCAIGARPVNLHLEALEKLGAKITVSAGYIEAEAKNGLVGAEINFPVISVGATENTLMAASLAKGTTIINNAAIEPEIIDLIDLLKKMGADIKVNKRQITVIGKNKLTSTTHKISADRIEAASFAAATVATKGDVFFPMQNKDLFTPIQKELEACGGKITELNGGIRIAYNEDNLSKKDLIINTREFPGFPTDMQAQFAPLLTTTNFNSKIAENIFENRFMYVGELNRMDAKINITNNIIQIIPTQLTGAEVKATDLRASMSLIIAGLIAKGKTTIYNTDYLDRGYEFVEEKLARAGANIYREHF comes from the coding sequence ATGAAAAGTAAAATAATAATTGAGGGTGGCAATAAATTAAGTGGGCAAATAAAAATTAGTGGCTCAAAAAACGCTGCATTGCCAATTATGGCAGCTACTATTCTAGCTGATGAAGATATTATTTTAGAAAATTTACCTCATTTAGCCGACATTTCAACCATGTCACATTTATTAATTAGTTTAGGGGTTAAAATTGGTTTTAAAGGCCATGGTAATGCTGAAGATGCAAAGGGAAAAACTGCTATTTTAAACGCAGCAAATATTACTAATTTTACGGCAGAATTTGCTATAGTTTCAAAAATGCGTGCTTCCATTTTAGTATTGGGCCCTTTACTTGCAAAATACCATAAAGCAAAAGTATCTTTACCAGGTGGCTGTGCTATTGGTGCAAGACCTGTAAATCTACATCTAGAGGCTTTGGAAAAACTAGGTGCTAAAATTACAGTATCTGCAGGTTATATAGAAGCTGAAGCAAAGAATGGTTTAGTTGGAGCAGAAATTAATTTTCCCGTTATCTCAGTAGGTGCTACTGAAAATACTTTAATGGCAGCAAGCTTAGCTAAAGGAACCACTATCATTAATAATGCAGCCATAGAGCCTGAAATTATTGATCTTATAGATTTACTAAAAAAAATGGGGGCTGATATTAAGGTTAATAAACGACAAATAACTGTAATTGGTAAAAATAAGCTAACATCTACAACTCATAAAATCTCTGCTGATCGTATCGAAGCAGCCTCTTTTGCGGCTGCCACAGTTGCAACTAAAGGGGATGTATTTTTCCCTATGCAAAACAAAGATTTATTTACACCAATACAAAAAGAATTAGAGGCATGTGGTGGTAAAATTACTGAGCTAAATGGAGGTATAAGAATAGCTTATAATGAAGATAATTTAAGCAAAAAAGATTTAATTATTAACACTAGGGAATTTCCAGGTTTCCCAACTGATATGCAAGCGCAATTTGCACCTCTTTTAACTACAACAAACTTTAACAGTAAAATTGCTGAAAATATTTTTGAAAATCGTTTTATGTATGTAGGCGAATTAAATAGAATGGATGCTAAAATAAATATTACTAATAATATTATACAAATTATTCCTACTCAGCTCACTGGTGCAGAAGTAAAAGCAACTGATTTAAGGGCTTCAATGTCTTTAATCATTGCTGGTTTGATAGCTAAAGGTAAAACAACCATTTACAACACTGATTATTTGGATCGTGGTTATGAGTTTGTAGAAGAAAAATTAGCTCGCGCTGGAGCTAATATTTACCGAGAACATTTTTAA
- the plsY gene encoding glycerol-3-phosphate 1-O-acyltransferase PlsY: protein MLTSTFALILLAYFIGSIPFGLIITKFLVKKDIRTIGSGNIGATNVVRAGGKKLGALTLFLDALKGLLCIALAHKFNINNLLFINLIALFAVLGHCFPVWLKFKGGKGVATYLGILLILDPILTLFIMLGWYVVFYITYIVSFASVLVVITIILFLIMQLTVTNIPLIIASIIIIYRHKENISRMLKGKESSFKK from the coding sequence ATGTTAACATCCACTTTTGCTTTAATATTATTAGCTTATTTTATTGGCTCTATACCTTTTGGCTTAATAATTACAAAATTTTTAGTAAAAAAAGACATTAGAACAATAGGTTCTGGCAATATTGGTGCAACTAACGTGGTGAGAGCTGGTGGCAAAAAACTTGGTGCGCTTACCTTATTCCTAGATGCTCTAAAAGGCCTTCTCTGCATTGCCTTAGCACATAAATTTAATATTAATAATTTGCTTTTTATAAACCTAATTGCATTATTTGCAGTTTTAGGACATTGTTTTCCTGTTTGGCTTAAATTTAAGGGTGGAAAAGGAGTTGCAACATATTTAGGCATATTACTTATCTTAGATCCAATTTTAACCTTATTCATAATGTTAGGTTGGTATGTAGTATTTTACATTACCTACATAGTTTCTTTTGCATCAGTTCTTGTTGTGATCACTATAATATTATTCCTAATCATGCAGCTTACTGTTACCAACATACCTCTTATTATTGCCTCAATTATTATAATATACAGACATAAGGAGAATATTTCTCGTATGCTGAAAGGAAAAGAATCTAGTTTTAAAAAATGA